Proteins from a genomic interval of Helicobacter pylori Shi112:
- a CDS encoding c-type cytochrome, protein MKKVIMALGVLAFANALMATDVKALAKSCVACHGVRFEKKALGKSKIVNMMSEAEIEKELMDFKSGANKNPVMTAQAKKLSDEDIKALAKYIPTLK, encoded by the coding sequence ATGAAAAAGGTTATTATGGCTTTAGGCGTTTTAGCGTTCGCAAACGCTTTGATGGCAACAGATGTTAAGGCTCTTGCAAAAAGTTGTGTCGCTTGCCATGGGGTTAGGTTTGAAAAAAAAGCTTTAGGCAAAAGCAAAATCGTCAACATGATGAGTGAAGCGGAAATTGAAAAAGAGCTTATGGATTTTAAAAGCGGTGCCAACAAGAATCCTGTCATGACCGCGCAAGCTAAAAAATTAAGCGATGAAGACATCAAAGCTTTAGCCAAATACATCCCCACTCTCAAATAA